Sequence from the Nocardiopsis sp. YSL2 genome:
GTCGGAGGGCGCCGGGGTCGGGCCGGGGACCGGCGGCCGGGACGGCTCCTGCGCGGGATCCGACGACGGCTCCCGGCCCGCGGACGCCGGCGCGGAGGGCCGCTCCGAGAGACCGTCCTCCCGGCCCTGCGCGACGAGGCGGATCGTCCGCTCCGCCAGGGCCAGGGTCGTACCCAGGAAGATGGCGCCGCCCAGGACCGCGATGACGGCGAGGACCACGAGCACCCCCGCCCCGTGGCGGCTCGGCTGCGGGGATGGGAACGGACGCACGCGCGACTCCTCGCCTCTGGGGTGCCCGACTGGGCCAAGCCTCCCATTTTCACCAAGAACGTGCAAAGAAAGTGTTCCTGGTAGCCAATTGCCCGATATGACCGATATGTGAATAGCGTATTTTCGGCCAACCTTGGGCCTTCCGGCGCGCATAATAGGGAAATGCGCGACCCGGGATCTACGATCAACAGCATGACCTGCGTTTTGCTGGCCGAAGACGATGTCTCGATCTCCGAGCCTCTCGCGCGCGCACTCCGCCGCGAGGGCTATACGGTGGATGTGACCGTCAACGGCATTGAGACACTCGACCGTGCCCGTGCAGGAGACATCGACCTCATGGTCCTTGATCTCGGGCTGCCCGAAATGGACGGGCTTGAGGTGGCACGTCGGCTGCGAGCCGAGGGTCACGGAACGCCGATCCTGATCCTGACCGCCCGCGCCGACGAGGTCGACACCGTCGTCGGCCTCGACGCCGGTGCCGACGACTACGTCACCAAGCCCTTCCGCCTGGCCGAACTCCTCGCCCGCGTCCGGGCCCTGCTGCGCCGGGGCGGCGCGGAGGTACCGGTCGTGCACGGCGTGCGGATCGACAACGACTCGCGACGCGCGTGGCTGGGCGAGCGCGAGCTCCAACTCACGACGAAGGAGTTCGACCTCCTGCGCGTGCTCGTCCGCGACGCGGGCAAGGTGGTCACCCGTGAACAGATCATGCGCGAGGTGTGGGACACCAACTGGTGGGGTTCGACCAAGACCCTCGACATGCACATCTCCTGGCTGCGTCGCAAACTGGGCGACGACGCCAACCAGCCCTCGTACATCACGACCGTTCGCGGCGTGGGATTCCGCTTCGAGCGGGACTGACTCGACCTTGGGTTCACAGCGCTCGGTACCGGCCGGCCGACCCAGGGGCCGTACGGACGTGAGGTGACATGCGCAGGAGGATGGTCTTCTCCACGCTCGTGGTGACCGTCATCACCGTCATGCTGCTCGGCCTGCCCCTGGGCGCGCTCACGTACAAGCTCGTGCACGACGAGAGCAGTCGCCAGCTCCAGGGCGAGGCCGAGCTCATCGGCGCCGAGAGCGACAGCATGCTCGAACTCCACGGCGAGATCGACCTGGCCGAGTTCGACCGGACCTATCCCGACCGGTTCATCCGCATCACGCCCGCGGGCGAGGCCTCCACGGTGACGGCGGGCAACCCGGCACTCAACCCGGAAGAGCCCGACGCGCCCAGCCTCCTGCGCCAGACCGCGCTGACCAGCGACGGGACGCGGGTGGAGGTCTGGGCGGAGGCCGATGCGGTCCAACAGAGCGTGGTCCAGGCATGGATGGGCATCGCGTCGCTGTCCCTGCTCGCCATCGGGGTGGCGGTGGGTTTGTCCATGTTCCAGGCGCGCAGGCTCACCCTGCCGCTGGTGGACCTGGCGGCCACCGCCGAGCGGTTGGGCTCCGGCGTGGCCTCACCGTGGGGCCACAGGTACGGGATTCCCGAGGCCGACCGCGTGGCGGAGGTCCTGGACCGCAGCGCCGAGCGCATCGCCGGACTCATCGCCACCGAGCGCCACTTCGCCACCGATGCCTCCCACCAGCTCCGCACGCCGCTCACGGCGCTCACGATGCGGTTGGAGGAGATCATCGCCGAGTCCGAGAACCCGGAGGTGGTGCGGGAGGAGAGCGAGGCCGCCCTCGCCCAGACCGAGCGGCTCGTGGAGACGGTGGAGAGCCTCCTGGGACGGGCTCGCAAGAGCCAGAACCCGGAGGTCGAGCCGGTCGAGCTGGATCCGGTGCTCAACCACATCCAGGCGGAGTGGTCGCCCGTCCTCCAGCAGGAGCAGCGCAGGCTGCTCGTCACCGGGGACCCGGGCCTGACCGCGATGACGGTGCCCACCGACCTGTCGCAGATCCTGGCGACGCTCGTGGAGAACGCCTACAAGCACGGCGCGGGCACGGTCACCATCCGGCGTCTGGACACCGGGCAGTCGGTGCGCATCGAGGTCAGCGACGAGGGCGACGGCGTGCCCGAGCACCTGTCCGGCCGGATCTTCGAACGCGAGGTCAGCGGGGGCGGCGGTACCGGTCTGGGCCTGGCCCTGGCCCGGCACATCGCCGAGTCCGAGGGCGCCCGGATCGAGCTGGTGCAGACCCAGCCGACCACCTTCGCCCTGTTCCTCCCGGCCGGAGCGGGCGGCCTCACGAAGATGACCGGCCCCGTCTGACCCGGTCCCCCGACGCCCGCCGGCCCTCGGTCGCGGCCGGCGGAGCACCTGTGGTCAGTCCTCGAACACGAGACCCCGTCGGCGGGGATCCTCGGCGAGGTACTCCTCCAGCATCGCCCGGACCACCCGGGCATCCCGGGGGCAGACCTCCTCCAGGTGCCGCCACCCCGTGAACCGGAGTGTCCTGGGCAGCTCCACCAGCCCGGTGATCGCGTCCCAGAAGGCGTCCAGGTTCCTCCCGTACATGTCCGGGAAGCCCAGCGCCCTCTTCAGGACGACGTGCAACTCGCGGGAGTCGGCCACCCCGCCCACGTCCACCGTCACGTCGACCGAGACCGGGCTGTCGCTGACGGTGAACACAGCCGGGCCCGTCGACCGGGTCAGAGCCTCGGACAGCCGCATCACCTCGGCCGCACCCGTCGGGCAGGCCCTGCTCACCTCGTCCCAACCGATCACGTGGACCTCACCGCCCCGCGCGCAGAAGTCGGCGACGGCCTCCTCCAGCGACCGCCAGTCCTCGGCCGCCGCAGGGGAAAGCCCCAGCCCACGGACCAGAGCCGAACGGATTCCGGCCTCGGTCGGCTCGTCTTCCAGGTCGATCATCATTTCTTCCCCATAAGAAGGACACAGCAGTCACAGCGAGCACACGGCGCTGGTCGGCTCCGCAGGGTCAGACCAGGGACCACCGATGGCCGTCCACCGGAGAATCGTGCCAGACGAACTGTTCCTCGGGCGTGACGGTCGCGCCGAACGCGCTCCAGTCGGGTTCCCCGTGGCCGACCCACCAGCGGTGGGCGGCCTCCACCATCGTCCACAGACGTCGCGGCCCGCCCTGCATAACCTGGAAGCGGCCGCCCCGCGCCGGTTCGATGTCGACCTCGGCCCATGCCCCGTCCCTGCCCTCCATGGACAGGAAGTCGGTGCCGTCGTCGGCCGTCCTGAGCACGTTGTCGGCGTCGACCGTGGCGAGTTGGGCCACGAACGCGAACGCGAGGTCACGGAGGAGGGCGGGATCCAGGGAAGTTTCGCTGGACGTGCCCTCGTCGTCCACTGAGGTGCGGAGACGCGGGTCATGGCTCCGGGCGGGCATGAACCCCGCCCACTCGGGCAGGAACCGGCCCTGGGCGGTGCCGTCCTCGCCCACTTTGAGTATGAGCATCGCGCCACCCGTACCGCCCGCGATGTTCACCAGGATCAGCCCGCCGGATGCCACCTGGTCGAGCCACGCGGGGGGAACATGGGTGAAGGCGGTGGTGGAGATGATCCTGTCGTAGGGGGCTCGGTCCGGGTAGCCCTTGTGGCCGTCGTACTCCGCGACGATGGGGTGGTAGCCCGACCCCGTGAGGCGCTCGGCGGCGTCGGAGACCAGGCGGGGCGATATGTCGATGCTCGTCACACGATCCGAGCCCAGACATTCGCTCAGGATCGCGGCGTTGTACCCCGAGCCGACCCCGATCTCCAGAACTCGGGGGTCGCCGTCGAGGTCGAGTTCGTTGAGTATCTGAGCCATGAGGCCGGGCATCGTGGAAGAACTGGTGCAGCGTCCCTTCCCCGTGCCGTGGGGAAGGGCTTCGAGGATCGGTTTGCCCTTGACCTCGATGATCAGCGTCTCGTCCGCGTAGACGTGCGATCCCCACTCCTCACGCTGCTCGGGAACGTCGCCGCGCAGGAGTCGGTACCGCGTGCCCTCGGGTGTGTGCTCGTACAGTGCGAAGGCCGGGACGAACACGCCCCGGTCGACACGACGGAAGGCGTCGGTGAGGGGACCCGTAGGTGCGAGCACGCCCTTTTCGACGAGTCGATCGGTCAGCCTGGACGCGTATGCGTGAACAGCGCGGGTCATGCCCGTCCTTTCTCCAGCAATGCAGCGATGGCCTGCCCGACGGGCAGGTCGCAGTGGTGCGCGAGCCATCCCCACTCGCCGTTCGGGTTGACCTCCAGAAGGGTCCAGGTCCCCGCCCAGAAGGATGTCCGGCGTCAGAGCGGTGGCTTCTGAGTGCGGGCCTGATGCACCCACGCCAGGGGGTCACGAGTAAGCGCCTCCTCAGCCAGCCGCTTCGCTGAGGCCGTCCTGAGCGACGCGAGGGAGGTGTCGATCCACGCCTGGGTATGGCTGTTGCCCTGTTTCTGGTACTCCACCGCCTGCACCAGGCATTCGAGCTTGTCGGCGTCCTTGGCGCACCTCGCCTCAATGGACTCCGTGGCCTCGTACTCCCCCACTGCATCGTTGACCATCGCGGCCACCACCTCCGGGAGCCCTTCTACCTGGTTGGCGGTCACCTCGGTGTTGGGTGCGGCCTTGAGATAGCGCTTGCCGACGTAGGGGATATCGGTCAGCCGGGTCTCCTGGGTGTCGTGGAACAGCGCCAGGAATGCCGCACGCTCGGGATCCGCGCCTTCGAGCGCGGCGATCACCGCCGCCGTGACGGCCGTGCGGTGCGAGTGGTCCGCGATGGACTCGGGGTCAGGCACCCCCGCGACCAGCCAACCGGTCCGCTTGTAGCGTTTCATCAGACCGACCTCGTACAGGAAGTCGACGGCTCGGGTGACCTGCTCGTCTGCCATGGGACTCCTTCTACTTCCGTTGTGCCATCCGAAGAGCGTAGAGCACGCCCTCAAGCTCGCGCCGCGATTGAGGGGAGATCGGCCCTTCTTCCAAAACGCGTTGCAATTCGGGCGTCATGGCACCCGCGATGCGCCCATCGACGAGTCCAGGCTTTCGGATGACCAGCGCCCAAAGCGTGTGGGCTACGACATCGAGGTAGGGGTTGCGCGGGTCGAGCTTGGCGACAAGGTGACCAAGGAGCAGGTCCCCTCGCCAGGAATCAACGTCCAACTTCACCATGAACGTATCCGCCAACTGCGGGTCTCTGACTTCTCCCAACCAGTACGCCCAGTAGTTCAGATTGGCGATCTCGCAGGAGTCGGTGGATACATGGACGCCGATGAACTGGGGTAGTGCTTCCGTGTCTCCTTTGCGTGCGAGCGAGTGAGCCCCTGAGCGCACGACCGCCCACGACGGCGACCAGTCCATATTGCTCCCCAGGCGACGCTTCTCGGCTCGTTGCATGGTGGCCAGCCACTCTCCGGTCTCGTCGGAGGAGTCGAAGCCTGCGACGTAATGGGCCTGCCGACGCAGCAAGGCGCCAATCGACGAATCGCGTGTGGCTTTCTCAGCCACGGCCCGAAGATGCGAGGTGATGTGTCGGCGTTCGTCGGCAGCCAGTTCCGGGCCGTTGGTCGAGGGGCCACGTCTGCCTTGCGGCGATGCCTCAGCCAGTACCGCGGGGGCGGTTCCGGTGAATGCCCAAGCGACGAGGTCAGTGAAGGATCTGGTGATGACCCAGGTCGCGAGTGGATGCGCATCCAGGTTGGTTCGGCCTTGATCACCCATGATGTATCCGAGAAATCGGTCCGCCTCCAGCGCGATGTCCATCTGCGCCAGCAGACGGGGAGACGCGCCCAAGCGGTGAAGGAGATGTCGCAAGCGCAGGTACTGTCCGGTGCTGACCGCCATCAGTGGGCGACGGCCGGACTCCCACCCCTGGAGAGTGCTGACATCCACTCCGATCCGTTCTGCGAACGAGATCTGTGTATGCCCGACCGTTCGCCGAATGATCTTGAGGACATGGCCAGAAATCCGTCCTTCTCGCTCGGATTCGGGCGCAGACAAGGAACTGTGACTCGTAGTCGGTGTAGAGAGCCTGCCCTCTGGCATATGCGCCTCGCTGGGGAGTCGAACTCGTACTGGCGGTCAGTTCAGTCAGATCTCACCGCTCCGTAACGTCGGTACCACCTTAAAGCAGACGCCCAGGGCGCCAGGCGGGATCTGGATGGCAGCGCAGAATCACAGTCAGGCACCTAACCGAGTTGAAAAGGCACCAGGTACGAACATGCACGAGATGTCCCCTCGCCGGCCTCCGCCGCTGGTCGTTCCACAGCAGAGTACGACGACTGTCGTGCCTCCCAAACGGCTGAGCTTCGATGATCCCGCCCGGTCCGGGATCGTGCTCGGTCCGGATCCGCACCACGTCCGAATCGCCCGTTCCTGGGCGCACCAAGCCGCACACACCACACCCAACGCGGCGTTTCCACTGGTCGCCGTGGTCAGCGAACTGGTCGACAATTCCCTGCGCCACACCCGATCCGGCGACCCCAACGGCACCACCCGCGTCGTCATCGAACGCCGACCCTTCGCATACGTCCTGACCGTCACCGACAACGGACCCCGCCCTGGGCCTACTATCCCTGTCCCCCGCATTCAGGACCCCGACAACCTGCTCGCGGCCGGTGGCTATGGGCTCCGACTCGTCGACACCCTCGCCGCTTACTGGGACTGGTCCGGCACGGCGGGAGGCCCCCTCACCGTCCGTGCCCTCCTGGAACACGGTGATGAGCGCTGTCTGGCCTCGGAAGCGGCGCAGGTATGAGCCGGTTGAGCTCCACCTTCCACACGCTCATCCTGCAGCCGACCACCCTGTGCAACCTGAACTGCTCCTACTGCTACTTGTGCCCCAGTGAGCGCCGGTCTCGCGTCGAGATGTCCGTTGACGTCGCTCGCGCGGTCGCGGCCGGGGTCCGCGAACAGCAGAGCGGCCATGTGGTCGACGTGGTCTGGCATGGCGGGGAGCCGCTGACCACTCGGCGTGAGCACTTCCGCGATCTCGTGGAGGCGTTCGAACCGCTCCGGCAGCAGGGAAAGATCCGCCACTACGTGCAGACCAACGCGACGCTCATCGATGACGCATGGTGTGATTTCCTCACTGCCCACGACTTCCACGTCGGCGTAAGTATCGATGGCCCCGAGATCGCCAACAGCAACCGCGTGGACTGGTCGGGAACTCCCGTCCACCGGCGCATCATGCGCGGTGTTGACATGCTGCGAGGACACGGGATCGAGTTCTCCGCCATCTGTGTCGCCACCGCCGAGAGCATCACTGACCCAGGTCCGCTGTTCGACTTCTTCGAGGTCTTGGGAGCCAGGAGCGTCGGTTTCAACATCGAGGAGTTCGAGGGTGCCAACACCACCAGGGAAACCGTCGATCCACTCGCCGTGCGCCGGTTCTGGCGGGAGATGTTCGAGCGCCTGAGCCGTGGGAGCCGGATGAGGGTTCGGGAGGCCGACCGCCTCCTGGGGTATCTGGCCGACGTCAAAGCCGGGCGCGGACCCGGATGGGTGAGCGCCCCCCACGACCCCATCCCCACCGTGGGCACCAGCGGGGACACCGTCGTGCTCTCCCCGGAACTCCTCGGAGTTCGGGCTCCGGCCTACGACGACTTCATCGTGGGCAACGTTCTTGAGACTTCTCTGCCCTCCATCGTCGCCCGGGCCCGTGAGGCCGCCTACGTCAAGGAGCACTTCCAAGTCGTGGAGCGGTGTCAGCGGACGTGCGACTTCTTCGCGTTCTGCCAGGGCGGGCAGGCCTCCAACCGCTACTTCGAGACCGGCGGCTTCGCCACCACCGAGACCGCCTATTGCCGTAACGCCAAGCAGGAACTCGTCCTCGCTCTGGCCGAGAACATGGGAGTCTGAGTGAGCATCTTGGCAGCGCTGGAGAACGAGCCGCAGGTCGACGACCTCATCGGCCGCCTCCCCCCGACCACACCCATCAGCGGGTTCGATAATCGCGACACCTGGGACAACCGGGGCGGTGGTTCGTTCGACAACCGCCCTACATGGGACAACTGGAAGAAGGGCTAGGGATCCGCATGGAAACCGCCACCATCCGGGGCGCGAAGGTACTCCTGCCCAGCGAGGACGATGCGCCGGTGACGTCGTGGCCGTTCGCGAGTCCCTCGGCCGACGAGAAGGTCGCCAACATCGATTTCCGTGGTGTGGACCTGGGCTCGCACCGCCTGGTCGACATCTCGCTGGAGCGGTGCCGCTTCACCGGTTCCCGGCTCATGGGAGTGTCGATGACCCGGACATCCCTCAAGGACGTGCTGTTCGAGGGCTGCCGATTCGACTACTCGACGTGGGATCAGGTGAAGGTGAATGGTGCCGTGGCGTTCGTGAACTGCTCTTTCAGAGAGACCGGCATCGCGAGGAGTGACCTTCGGGGCGCGGTGTTCGATGAGTGTGCCTTCGGCCCCGAGATCACGTCCACCAAGATGTCCGGCACGGATCTACGGGGAAGCGACCTGTCTGGGTTGTCCGGACTGCCATCGCTGGTTGGGGCTCAGGTGACGGAGACCCAACTGCGGCAGCTCACCGAGGCGATGGTCCGGGACCTGAAGCTCGCGGTGGCGGAGATCAGCCCTTAACGGGACAGCCACGAAGTTTCGGGTGGTTCGATCTGGGGGTGCGCCCGGGCCCCGTCAGGTGTTCTGGCGGGGCCCGGTGCCGTCAGCGGGTGAAGACGTAGGGGCGCATGTTCTCCGGGGCAGCGCCCGGGTCCATCGCGAACTCCGCCCAGACGTGGGTGCCGAGGTCGGCCCAGGGGGCGAGGCGGAAGTGTCCCCAGGCTGTGGAGAGGTTCTCGACCAGGACGAGGCCGCGTTGGCCCTCCGCCCAGTCCCACTCGTCGCTGGAGCGCTCGGCGGGGATGCGGGGCACCCCTCCTCCCCCGCCGCAGTCGCTGAGGGACACGCGCAGGGTGCCCGGGCCGGGCATGGACAGGGCCCTGATGACCTCGCCGCCCGTGCGGCCGGAGTCGGTGTACTTGATCCCGTTGGCGAAGAGTTCGCTGGTGACGAGCTGGAGGGTGTCGACCAGGTCGGGGTCGAATCCGGCCAGGTCGGCGGCGAGGTCGGCGCGGACCCGGGAGAGCTGGGAGAGGTCACCCGGGTAGGTGCGGTGTTCCCAGAAGACGGTCGGGCGCTTGGTGACGGTCGCGGGCATCAGACGGCCACCGCCTCGGCGCGGCGGGGCGACGGGACGGGGGCGAGCAGGTCGCCCGCCGGGGGCCGGGCGGTCCACTGGTCGAGGCGGCGCAGGGCGTCGGCCTGGACGCGGGCGAGGTCGCGTTCGGTCTCGAAGGCCCGGTAGTAGCCGCGCACCAGGGCGACCTCTTCGGCCGGGATCGGCGCGGGCGGCGGGACCAGACGGGGAGTCGGGCGCGGAGCGGTCCGGGTGAGCACGGGCTCCGGCAGGGGCGCGTAGCGGCGGACGCGGGTGGAGCGGCGCCGGCGGGCGGCCACCGAATGGCGTCCGCGCGCGGGAGTGAACAGGGCCTTCAGGGAGGCGAGGGCATGCCTGAGGACGGCAGGGCTAGACTGAGCCATGTCGGCAATCTTTCTGGTTAAAAGGTGAACATTGCTGGCCACGGCCTCGGGCGCCGGTTAGCGCCGCGGGGCCTCCGCTTGTTGGGTTGTGTTTGCGACAAAGAATAGGGCATGGCGGGGTCGAGGGAGAACTTTTCGGAATGGGCGTTCGGACTTTGTTCGAATTCCGGCCCATCGACCCAGTTCAGCGACCCGTGCGATCGGCCAGACAGAAAGCTCCGACCGTGCCGAAAGAAATCTCTTTGTCGGAATATGCGCCGTTTTTGAGGGAAATGTGAACCCACGCCGAAGGGGGTGTTCCGGCCGTGCCGGAACGCCCCCTTGGAGTCGGTGTCAGGACCGGGCGACGGGCGCCGCGGAGGCGTCCTCGGGGACCTTGCCGCGCACCACCAGGTCGCTCCACAGCGAGCGGACCCGGTCCAGCCCGTACGCGCCCGTCACCTCGGCGCGCGCCCGCTCGGCCTCGGCGGCGAAGCGGCCCTCGGACACCATCGCGTGGATCGCCTCGGCCATGGCGACCGCGTCGGCGTGGATCCAGTGCGGGTCGTAGATGGTGTCCGCGCCCGGCCACGGCAGCAGCGCGGGCACCCCGCCCGAGGCCGCGCACTCGGCCGGCGCCAGGTGGAACGACTCGTCGTCACTGGTGGAGAGCATGAACCCCACCCGCCGCAGCCACGTGGCCACGTCCGGCCCGAACGGGTCGAACACCACGCCGGAGGCGAGCTTCTCGTCCCGCTGGATCCGGCGGTACACCCGCTCGAAGTAGGAGCGCTCCTCCGGCCGGTTCCAGATCCACCAGTACTCCCACGGCTGCTTGGTCTTGACCGAGAGCGTGTACCTGGGGTCCATCCGCCGCAGCTCGGAGACCACGTCCAGCCCGCGGTCCAGCCGCTTGCGCGAGGGCGCGATCCCGACCATGCCCAGCGAGTACTCCGCTCCGGCCAGCTTGGGCCGCGCCAGCTGGGCGTCGTCCACCCAGTTGGGCACGACCACGACCTTGTCGGACGGCCACCCCGTGATCTCGCGCGTCAGGTCCGCGTAGTGCGGGCTCACGCACACCACGGCGTCGACCTTGCCGATGTCGAGCTTGCGCGGCCACTCCGCGTACAGCTCGAACCGGTGCAGCCGGACGATGAGCCGCTGGTCGGGCCGCTTCCACTTGGCGTAGAACAGCGCGTTGGGCCCGCACCACTCACAGATGACCACGTCGGCCCAGCCCGCCAGCTCACGCGAGCGGTACTGGTCGTGGGCGTTGAGCCCCTCCCACTGGTCGATGCGCACGTCCAGACCGGGCAGGGCGTCGAGGTACTCCGCCAGCCGGGTGAAGAACTTCAGGTCGTGGCCGGCCACGACCACCTTGAGCGGGCGCTCGGGGTCGGCGCCCTCCGGCGCCGTGGGCAGCGCCTCGGCCAGGTAGCCGCGCAACCGCTCGGCCGCCCGCTCCAGCGTGTGCGCGGCCGCCGCGTCCCGGCACCGCCGCGCCGCGTCCGCGTACAGCTCGCGGTCTGCGTAGGCCCGGGCCACGACCTCGGCGACCGAACCGATGTCCGCCCCGGCGAAGAGCGGGTAGTCGGCGCCCAGCAGCGCCTCGTGCATGGGAGTGCGGTTGAGCACGACCGGCAGTCCGAGCGCGCCCAGCTCCAGCACCTTGGTGGACAGCTCCAGGCTCGCGTCCATGGACGGGTCGCGCCAGGACAGACCGAAGTCGCAGTCGGCGGACTGGCGGAGCGCCTCGGCCCGCGCCATGCCGCCGCGCCAGTCCACGTGCTCGGTGGACTCCAGGGCGCGGCGCATGTGTTTGGACCAGTCGGCGGGCTCTGCGTGGATCTTGTCGCCGATCATCACCATCTCGGCGTCGACGCCGAGTCGGCCGAGGCGCTCGGGCAGCTCGGTCATCTCCAGGGTGTTCCAGCGCGGCGCGAACTTGCCCGTGTAGGCGATGCGCGTGCGCGCGTGCACCTGGCCGTCCGCCTGGACGCCCTCGGGCACCACGACCACGGGCGGGAAGAGCACGGAGCGCCCGCACGCGGCGGGCACCGACGACTCCAGGAACGCACGCAGTTCCTCGGTCTGGCAGAGCAGGAACCGGGAGGCCAGCGCGATCTCGGTGAGCTCGGCGGTGGTGGCGGCGGTCAGCTCGCCGACGCTGTGCGGGAAGTCGGTGAGGTAGGTCCACAGCCGTCCGGCCAGGGCCTCCTCCTGGGCGGCGAGCCCCGCCAGGCGGCGGCCGCGGACCACGACGAGGTCGAAGGGACGGCGCTCGTGCTGCCGGGTGATGAGCTCGACGGCCTGCTCCGGGGTGAGCCCGCGCGGGCCCCGCTCGGGCACGAGGTCGTCCTCGTAGGGGCGCAGCAGCCGGATGCCGGGCACGTCGGCCAGCGGTGCGACG
This genomic interval carries:
- a CDS encoding glycosyltransferase; translated protein: MYGDVDLNIIDGSAIWAQSMAQALAAAGCEVTLLLKAPVRTDRLVAPLADVPGIRLLRPYEDDLVPERGPRGLTPEQAVELITRQHERRPFDLVVVRGRRLAGLAAQEEALAGRLWTYLTDFPHSVGELTAATTAELTEIALASRFLLCQTEELRAFLESSVPAACGRSVLFPPVVVVPEGVQADGQVHARTRIAYTGKFAPRWNTLEMTELPERLGRLGVDAEMVMIGDKIHAEPADWSKHMRRALESTEHVDWRGGMARAEALRQSADCDFGLSWRDPSMDASLELSTKVLELGALGLPVVLNRTPMHEALLGADYPLFAGADIGSVAEVVARAYADRELYADAARRCRDAAAAHTLERAAERLRGYLAEALPTAPEGADPERPLKVVVAGHDLKFFTRLAEYLDALPGLDVRIDQWEGLNAHDQYRSRELAGWADVVICEWCGPNALFYAKWKRPDQRLIVRLHRFELYAEWPRKLDIGKVDAVVCVSPHYADLTREITGWPSDKVVVVPNWVDDAQLARPKLAGAEYSLGMVGIAPSRKRLDRGLDVVSELRRMDPRYTLSVKTKQPWEYWWIWNRPEERSYFERVYRRIQRDEKLASGVVFDPFGPDVATWLRRVGFMLSTSDDESFHLAPAECAASGGVPALLPWPGADTIYDPHWIHADAVAMAEAIHAMVSEGRFAAEAERARAEVTGAYGLDRVRSLWSDLVVRGKVPEDASAAPVARS